Within Ictalurus furcatus strain D&B chromosome 3, Billie_1.0, whole genome shotgun sequence, the genomic segment TCACTCACCCAGGTAATCGAATCCCCGGTACATGATGCAGGATTCTGTGGCATCGATGGCCTGGATTTGATATCTCCCCAGCGGCCCGGTCGGAAGTCCGTTGTAATCATGTTGCCACCGGTCGAAACCACGGAAACGAACTTTGGCCCCACACCTTAAGAGCCATTCGGCAGCTGCACGGTCCGGACCAACTGCCTTAATCCGCTCATAATCAACCCtggaacaaaacacacaattaaagttttatttaaaaaaaactgtacatcATGTGCACCAAGAAAAGGCCACAAAATGACATGATCTCTGAATCCGCTCTTATAACAAACCATATATTTTAGCTCCTCTCTGGGAGGCAAGACAGATATTTATCATAAAATTCTAACTCCTAACCACATTCCTAACAGTTACTGCTGCTTAGTAGAACTCTGACTGAGTTAGCAAATAGGAAGTGTCTATACATTTAATACAGCATCACTATGAAACATGGCAGAGGAGTGctgttatgtgaaaataatccatgacgGGGTTGTCGTTACACCCCtgaacagcatgtcccaaagtgttttattcttcttataccacagcgatcaCCAGGtattgacattttttaattaattaatgaataaaactttttttttagctgtttatagttgcatttaatgttgtgtaacatacgcaagacaagttagttcctgttatcacttatgttgtaGCAGCGATCATCATTCCCATCATTCAccagtctctttttttcctcttgaactcgaataagacaaaaaaaaccccacacacagcAGAAAGAGTAaagttctctgtcctgaagactttcccatagcagaaaacttactgactgctAAAAAGTACTGGCGCAACACCCAAGACTCGTTTCATcaacgttaaataaatgtctccttatagAATATGCACGACTATAATCGTTATatcattatacatttttctttgttaaatagcatgTTTTCtgattgtgtttattattaggcttagattacgTGGCATCCggcatacaagtccctgtgtatgagctgttactgtagaaactaTAACGCATTAggacaagcacattaatataaacataacatttgAATTACAGTTAGAATTGCTGccagagccatgctgttataagtAAATTCATCCTCACTGTCAGATTCAAAGATTCAACAGCAAGGGTGAGACAAATAGAAAacctttaaatgtgtgaaacacATTAGAGAAACAGTACATTAAATTTGCAGTTTGAAAAGTAAACATGCACTACTGGTCCATTGTTCTCGATAGCCCCTTCTACAGTTCCCTCAGACCTGATACACTTCTGTGACATGCATTTGCAATaagcaaagcaaaataaaaaaaaagaaagtttctTAAACATTATGGCTAGgtttagtatttttaaaaaatgattaaattgtAGCATGTAACGTATATTCATGAATATATTACAcaatctcattaaaaaaaaaaatctcatttaaaaaccTGACAACACAACATGCTATTGGCCTATAAGTATaaagagaaagtaaaaaattactattattattattttaaaatatgctgCACTTTCTGCTTTGGTCATATCTCCTGATTTTTGCAGTTATCTgattattttgtacatgtaaaccCAGTCTGTGTAACAGATTATAAAATACCATGTTACACAaatgtttctttcttctcaCAGTTTTATTGTAACTCTCTGCACAGAATACAGAGATGACTGCACTTTGTGCAGAACTGCTCTATGTAATGTCTCACCTACAGCCGCCTCGGTCACGGCTGTGAATCATTCACAATGTTTAAACCCCTGAATGCTTTTAGCATCATTCTGTAGATTTAATTAAACTCCTTGAATGAATGGGGAAACATCTTCATGATTGGAATACAAAATGATTATTTAGATTTGCTTTGTCGGTGTACACAATACAGTACACAAGTACTGAAAGCTGCTCGTGAAAGCGTCCTGCCTTTCTTCACACCCAGCACAGCACCTCTGCTTTGTAGAATAAAACTCAGTATCGCAATGTGATAAGCACGCAGTATTTTCACATACATTAGATTCATTATATCCATCTTCTCCAAGTCAAAAAGGAGAGACCGAATACATTAGGTCCCGGTTAACGTTTATAGGACTACATCTTGAGGTTTGAATTGAACACATTCAATTCAACTGAGCAAATATAGGCTAATAtctataagaactcaataataaatagctTGCAGAATAATAGCTGCAAACTTGCTTTATGATCATTTCTGTCCaaacatccctgctgaaaaaaaaaccccaatagaaaccatcacagaaattctaacgcTTTCCGCTacaaaataccattacaaaccatcagctaaccattaccGGTCCTTAATTGTatccattagacataacatgccaccactagaaggcaacaaattaccagtagagacccacaggaaccattacaggttccattaaaaccaatacaattgccattaaaacaatttttcccagtaaatataaatacattaaagtattgtatatttacattaagcTTCACTGCTTTGCTCGAGTTTCCAGCGGTTAGTGAAAATATTGAGTTTGTGAaaatttgttaatttaaattgagtCACAAACTATTTTTAATCATGGTACAGGGTAAAGCCTTGCACTGGTTCACCAGTGAATCATGGGTGTGGAGGTAAAATAGTTAGCAACAGCTGCTATTGGTTGTGTATGTCTATGGTGCATTATTACTTGTTAAACACGGCGTTGAGCCAGCCCCAGAATGCTCTGCTGCCCCCTGGCGGTGCACACCgggagtgtgtgtataaaacacaCCGCGCTGTCACACTCAGCACTCTCATAACTCCTATTTCTggaaaaacagcaaaaacagaTAACTACTTCCGAGTTAGTCTTTAAATAAACCGCACACAGGTCACTATGAATAATACTTTATACTAGTAATGGCGGGACGACGCTTTATGTAGCGGTTAGGCTTTCCAGTTAGCTGTATTGAAAACGGCTCGTTTCTCTAGACTTCCGGTGTCCTCTAGTAATAACCTCTAGTGCTCAGAAAGAATCCTGCTGCGGGTTTCTGCTTCGCGTCTGTGACTAAATACAATAATTCAGTGTAACTTTCCCGAAGATTGTATTTAGGCAATGGTAGGATGattttacagtgcaaaatatCCTATCAGATTGTCCTACccagtataaaataaacaggtaGGATAACtttacagtgcaaaataccCCCATCAGATTCCAAGTCCACGGCAAGTATTAAAAATTATGTGCGTGTTGTTCAGCGAGACGCAATATTgatgtgcgcatgcgcagtaagCCCTGGTAGGACAATCTGACGGGTAAAATGAAATGTCAGGACACCGGTTTAAgccataaatatataaatatatatatatatatatatatatatatatatatatatatatatatatatatatatatatatatgtatatgtatatagacaGACTGAGATATCTTTCTGTATGTTGCTAGAGCTTAGAAGCAATCCCCAAACGAGGCTTGGTCATTACAGGAAAACAACACAAGTACTGAAAGCTGCTCGTGAAAGCGTCCTGCCTTTCTTCACACCCAGCACAGCACCTCTGCTTTGTAGAATAAAACTCAGTATTGCAATGTGATAAGCACGCAGTCAATTCCGGTACAATCTTTTATACCATAGGCATTTACTGTACTAAGTAAAACGAGTACATTTCCTTCACACGAGCCGCAGTTATCAGTACACCATTTCCAAGGCAAGCAAATCCATACCAAACTACACTCGGCTAAGAACAACAACATATTAGTGTTAGATCATCCTATTAAATTTACTATTTACACGCAGTGACTCAACTTGTATGAAATGTGAATTCAAGacatacaataaatacaactaTGAACTCCGACAAACTCCGCTagtgttatttacattttacctcCGCCATGCGCCACTTTCATGACCTTTCACCTCACGCCAGATTACATCAGCACGTTCTGATCTCCCATTGGTCAGTTCACGTTAAGCCAAAGCGCGTTATCTATACATAGAGGTGCAACTATCCATTGTTTACTACGCAAACCAAAGCGTCTAAACAGATATagatacaccacacacacttgaaaacCCCCGAAATCACAATCTAAATTTTCTGGCTTTTAGTATGTATATGTcggccttaaggttatctataagctaatGTGcttcaaaacaatgacaaaattcgcatttagaagatatatgtattaaaaatctacagtctctctctaccaccaatacagaTCAACaactttgatgacatcattctgcacttcagcttcttgtcagattttctgtccaatctaATGCTCTTTAGAATCCAATGCATTGTTATTGCTCGGGCTTACATCCATAGTACGGAAGATAGCgttggctctttttaagtattaaatctTGGTTAAAGAGGAATTGTTTAACAATCctcgaataaattgttaacttgtttaagatttttatgtttatgatgATATAGAAGGCCACATGACAATGCTAACATGCCGGACGTAGTATGTCATAATACACATACTGTTTCTACGGCAGTGCAGTACGTACGCTCATAGTATGCGATTTTTTTGAACGCATCATTCGGTTCTTTTTGGTTTATTAAGTGCATCATCCGGGTATTTAAAGTGTACATTTTCTCTTTGGAATTTTCAGTATACACACTACTCACACCATTTATACTACAAAACGGCATGGAATAGTGCACAAGTACGCAAATTGTGATGCACATAGGctattgttttggagcacactagtttatagataaccttaaggccaACATATTTATACTAAAAGCCAGAAAACGTCCATTTTGATTTGATGGGAactttatgattattatttaaaatgccaTCAGCCACAGCCCTCAGAGGCCACGCCCCTTTAAAAACCAAGATGACGTTATTTTGTACTTTAATTATGTATTCATGACTTTTTTTCGCttgctaattattattaattaactatttgtatttttttaagagGTGATGGGTAAATTAGTACCacatatatatctgtgtgtatttaaagGGTGTGTAAATTAGTGGCATGTATTCATCCCACGAGTTTTAAACTCCCAGAAAacagtgtttatatttaaactgtCTGTAAGTTACACTGTAACATACAATCACATATATTTCCCCCGTAAATTAGAAAACTTTGAGTAATATTATGTTGTGTAATTTTAAACATGACTTTTCCTTTAATGTGCTGACGGAGCTGTGCAGGACTCGCTGAAGCCCTCATAGCACTGCTGCTTTTGTTGGCTTGACGAGCGAGTAACGCAGGCTCGTGGCAGGCGAGCTAACAAGCTAACAGAAGCGGTTACAGTTTAAAGCCTACAGTTCTCGAGGTTATCAGTGGACCTCACGGCTTCATGGTTCTTTTCCAACTCATCACCTTTGTGTGGAAATAGGTAAAGAGGCGCAGGGGATTTAGCGCACACTCGCTCAGGCAGGAGGATATCctgggagacagacagacagagaggtaaGACGTCATGCTAGCGGCGTTAGCTTGCTAATTTCTGGCTAACGTTAGCTAGTTTCCGAGACGTGTCGTTTCGCCTGAGCTGCTATTTAGCATCTATTTGTGGGTTTGTTCGCAGGTGTGCACTTCTGTGTCATGTTTATTGGTGAATTTTCAACTGATACACTATCAGACACCTCCTGTCATACCTGTCAAGCACGTCGCAGCTAGTTAGCTGTTAGCCGAGATAGACAACGTTatctgctagctagctagcgagtTCTTTCGTGGTACTTCTTGTGTATCGGAATCTCaactgtgtaaatgtctgagaATAATATTACACATTCATGAAACCGTTTGGGATTCATAAAAGCTCTTTAAGACCCAGAAAAGAAAGGATGTTTGGACTTGGACTAAAGTAAGATATCTTAAACATGTAGTCAGGGACGCCAAACAGACGAATAAAATTAAGTACGTTATTTAAAGGTGTGTAGTGATATATATTTTGGCTACTTATtggaataattatatatttcgTACATTTTCTACCCATGGaactcatttttattcaaagttgCATTATTTATAGCCACAAAAACGTTGATAATGACCGGTTGTCAGCATCAGACACACACCCTGACTGAGTTCCCCCCAGACCCCACTCTGAGAACCGTGGACTTAAAGGAACAGATAATGAAGGTGTGTTGAGACCATTAAAACCCCATTGTGCTGTAACACTGCCATGGCTATTAGTCTGTACTGTGTGCATCACGTGACTTGTCCACTAGGTTAAACCCAAAGTCAGATACAGTGCAGCCTTCACCTAGAACACAGGCTCCCAACCCTGAAGaaccccctgtcctgcacattagAGTGTTTTCCTGCTCAAAGACACTGCTCTGTATCACCTGGTATAGATTAGTTGATTGAGGTCTTGTCAGGAACAGAGAGAACACTACAAATGTGCAGGACGGGGGTTCTCCAAGACCTGCGTTGAAGAAAGAACTAAGAGCCTGTGAGTGTGTTGTCTTTTGGATGTCTAAAAGACCCTGACATATCGTACTGCCTTATAATGCTACCTGACATGAGAACTGTGTTTTTAAAagggttagcacgtttgcctcacacctccagggttgggggttcgaatcctgtgTGCCTCTGTGgagtggagtttgtatgttttccccaagctttgggggtttcctacccaaatccaaagacatgcattgtaggctgattggcatttccaaattgtccgtagtgtgtgtgtgtgcgcgtgcccGTCGAGGGTGTCCCCATCCTTGTGCCCTGAGCCCTGGGATAGGTGCAACGCTATGTGgtataagtggtatggaaaatggatggatggaagccCCTGGTAATAAACATGGTCAGCTCTTTAGCTTGTCTTTAGCATATCTCtaaacatatctttttttttatgcggTATTGATTCCACTAAAAATCTGGGAAGGTCTGGCTTCTtaagcaactaacatgactgaatggttaacagttaccttttaatgcttaaccattaaTGATTTGTTCATGACTGTAATGAATGGTggtttatttacttaaaaaaaaaaagttaagcacttatcagaccagagagggtaaaaataaaataatctatgCAAATGTTCCCCTTTCTGACTTAATGTCTCCAGCCCTGTAGCTAATCTTTGGCTTGATGAGCTACCTTCAGCTAaatcatttctgta encodes:
- the dmac2l gene encoding ATP synthase subunit s, mitochondrial isoform X1 encodes the protein MKVAHGGEIGVMRVLSVTARCVLYTHSRCAPPGGSRAFWGWLNAVFNKVDYERIKAVGPDRAAAEWLLRCGAKVRFRGFDRWQHDYNGLPTGPLGRYQIQAIDATESCIMYRGFDYLDGLEYVEEIKLRKCIYIEDTCLERLSKTEKLQNSMKKMEIVSCGNVTDRGIIALHHLRNLEYLFLSDLPGVREKQKTTNTLQTAQPKLTIELDLA
- the dmac2l gene encoding ATP synthase subunit s, mitochondrial isoform X2, which encodes MRVLSVTARCVLYTHSRCAPPGGSRAFWGWLNAVFNKVDYERIKAVGPDRAAAEWLLRCGAKVRFRGFDRWQHDYNGLPTGPLGRYQIQAIDATESCIMYRGFDYLDGLEYVEEIKLRKCIYIEDTCLERLSKTEKLQNSMKKMEIVSCGNVTDRGIIALHHLRNLEYLFLSDLPGVREKQKTTNTLQTAQPKLTIELDLA